A window from Mya arenaria isolate MELC-2E11 chromosome 9, ASM2691426v1 encodes these proteins:
- the LOC128246249 gene encoding uncharacterized protein LOC128246249, translating to MGCSCEKLKLVYKSGSTKDYAALQSLTEAQVYGIKQTWRAIKDHIANVGVITYVSMFENRPELIEIFANFRGRNVGDLQRSGLIRQHALKVMGTIDKCISRIDEPENLAKLLIETGALHRKYNVTPDVIQIIFPHFLNAIKPHIEDYWTEDIATAWKTLFRIMTHYMEIGMTRDSNDVNTINSHFSVT from the exons atgggATGCTCATGTGAGAAATTGAAGTTAGTTTATAAAAGTGGTAGTACGAAGGATTATGCTGCACTTCAATCCTTGACGGAAGCGCAAGTGTATGGTATCAAGCAGACCTGGCGAGCTATTAAAGATCACATAGCTAACGTTGGAGTTATAACCTATGTTAG cATGTTTGAGAACCGCCCGGAGCTTATTGAGATATTTGCAAACTTCCGGGGCAGAAATGTTGGGGACCTACAAAGGAGCGGCCTTATCCGCCAACACGCCCTAAAG GTGATGGGAACTATCGACAAGTGCATTTCTAGAATAGATGAACCGGAGAACCTAGCCAAACTGCTCATCGAAACAGGAGCCTTGCATAGGAAATATAATGTCACTCCAGATGTCATACAA ATAATATTCCCCCACTTCCTAAATGCTATAAAACCACACATAGAGGATTACTGGACAGAAGACATCGCTACTGCTTGGAAAACCCTCTTCCGTATTATGACGCATTACATGGAAATTGGGATGACAAGAGATTCCAATGACGTCAATACTATAAATAGCCATTTTAGTGTTACTTGA